A section of the Pseudomonas lini genome encodes:
- a CDS encoding ABC transporter substrate-binding protein, translating into MQHRPSPKTPTLGRLLAGLCLVFTCLLCSLPARAADILLTGAEDSPGVESFVQALSELRPTDSVRFQPVASLPSPGQLPVDIRLVLLDLPSLDWRLQDPQGPATLVLRISRLQARQRLGNDLPPHLSLLWSDPPLDRQLRLTRLLLPEARRVGVLFDSHSEFLLKELRQAALPLGLEVVTERWDNTHDSRPLQALLKRSDVLLGLDDPDLYNPKTVKNLLLSSYARQLALIGPNAAFVRAGSLASTYSDQNDWLKILDELLDRPSNTWPRALYPQHFKVLSNPQVARSLSIEPMNEASVATQLAEGERRP; encoded by the coding sequence ATGCAGCATCGCCCGTCACCGAAGACGCCAACCCTTGGCCGCCTGCTGGCCGGGTTGTGCCTGGTGTTTACCTGTTTGCTGTGCAGTCTGCCGGCACGGGCCGCCGACATTCTGCTGACGGGTGCCGAGGACAGCCCCGGCGTGGAGTCTTTCGTTCAGGCCCTCAGTGAATTGCGCCCCACCGACAGCGTGCGCTTCCAGCCTGTCGCCAGCCTGCCGTCCCCAGGCCAACTGCCCGTCGACATCCGCCTGGTTCTGCTCGACTTGCCCAGCCTCGACTGGCGCCTGCAAGACCCTCAGGGCCCGGCAACGCTGGTGCTGCGCATCAGCCGCCTGCAAGCCCGCCAACGCTTGGGCAACGACCTGCCCCCGCACCTCAGCCTGCTCTGGAGCGATCCGCCGCTGGATCGACAGTTGCGCCTGACCCGACTGCTCCTGCCTGAGGCCCGGCGGGTCGGTGTGCTTTTCGACAGCCACAGCGAATTCCTTTTGAAAGAACTGCGCCAGGCCGCCCTGCCCCTGGGCCTTGAAGTGGTCACCGAGCGTTGGGATAACACCCATGACAGCCGCCCCTTACAGGCCCTGCTGAAACGCAGCGATGTGCTGCTGGGCCTGGACGACCCTGATCTGTATAACCCGAAAACCGTGAAAAACTTGCTGCTCAGCAGCTATGCGCGGCAACTGGCGCTGATCGGTCCGAACGCAGCCTTTGTCAGGGCCGGCAGTCTGGCCAGTACTTACAGCGACCAGAACGATTGGCTGAAGATTCTCGACGAGCTGCTCGACCGCCCCTCGAACACCTGGCCACGCGCACTTTATCCGCAACACTTCAAGGTCTTAAGCAATCCGCAAGTGGCTCGTTCACTCAGTATTGAACCGATGAACGAAGCCTCTGTCGCAACACAGCTGGCCGAAGGAGAACGCCGCCCATGA
- the relA gene encoding GTP diphosphokinase — MVQVRAHQPINTDGSINLEAWLDHAVSVDLALDREALKEACEYAREAEQQANAAKNLWSEGTSSFRTGLEIAEILADLKLDQDSLVAAVLYRGVREGQIQLPAVSQRFGPVVAKLIDGVLRMAAISASLSPRQSLVLGTQGQVENLRKMLVAMVDDVRVALIKLAERTCAIRAVKTADDEKRNRVAREVFDIYAPLAHRLGIGHIKWELEDLSFRYLEPDQYKQIAKLLHERRLDRERFIADVMTQLKEELQATGVDADISGRAKHIYSIWRKMQRKGLEFSQIYDVRAVRVLVPEMRDCYTALGIVHTLWRHIPKEFDDYIANPKENGYRSLHTAVIGPEGKVLEVQIRTHAMHEEAELGVCAHWKYKGTDVKSSSNHYEEKISWLRQVLEWHEELGDIGGLAEQLRVDIEPDRVYIFTPDGHAIDLPKGATPLDFAYRVHTEIGHNCRGAKINGRIVPLNYSLQTGEQVEIITSKHGTPSRDWLNPNLGYITTSRARAKIVHWFKLQARDQNVAAGKTLLERELNRLGLPQVDFDKLAEKANMKTAEDMFAALGAGDLRLAQLVNLAQQLVEPERGNEQLELIPRKATGYKPGKRGDIQIQGVGNLMTQMAGCCQPLPGDAIVGYITQGRGVSIHRQDCASVLQLAGREPERIIQVSWGPVPVLTYPVDIIIRAYDRSGLLRDVSQVLLNERINVLAVNTRSNKEDNTALMSLTIEIPGLDALGRLLGRISQLPNIIETRRNRTP; from the coding sequence ATGGTACAGGTGAGAGCACACCAGCCGATCAATACTGACGGCAGTATCAACCTCGAGGCTTGGCTCGATCATGCGGTCAGTGTCGATCTGGCACTGGATCGCGAAGCCTTGAAGGAAGCCTGCGAGTACGCTCGCGAGGCCGAACAGCAAGCCAATGCGGCGAAGAATCTGTGGTCCGAAGGGACCTCGAGTTTCCGCACGGGCCTTGAGATCGCCGAGATTCTCGCCGACCTCAAACTCGACCAGGATTCGTTGGTCGCAGCCGTGCTGTACCGCGGCGTGCGCGAAGGCCAGATCCAATTGCCGGCGGTCAGCCAGCGTTTCGGTCCGGTGGTCGCCAAACTCATCGACGGCGTGTTGCGCATGGCGGCGATCAGCGCCAGCCTGAGCCCCCGTCAATCGCTGGTGCTGGGCACTCAGGGCCAGGTCGAAAACCTGCGCAAAATGCTCGTGGCCATGGTCGACGACGTGCGCGTCGCGCTGATCAAACTGGCCGAGCGCACCTGTGCGATCCGCGCGGTGAAAACCGCTGACGACGAGAAGCGCAACCGCGTCGCCCGTGAAGTCTTCGACATTTACGCGCCGCTGGCCCACCGCCTCGGTATCGGTCACATCAAGTGGGAGCTGGAGGACTTGTCCTTCCGCTACCTTGAGCCCGACCAGTACAAGCAGATCGCCAAGTTGCTCCACGAGCGACGGCTGGATCGCGAGCGCTTCATCGCCGACGTGATGACCCAACTCAAAGAAGAGTTGCAGGCCACCGGCGTCGATGCCGACATCAGCGGCCGGGCCAAACACATCTATTCGATCTGGCGCAAAATGCAGCGCAAGGGTCTGGAGTTCAGCCAGATCTACGACGTGCGTGCGGTTCGCGTGCTGGTGCCGGAAATGCGCGATTGCTACACCGCGCTCGGCATCGTCCACACCCTGTGGCGGCACATCCCGAAAGAATTCGACGACTACATCGCCAACCCGAAAGAGAACGGCTACCGCTCGCTGCACACCGCGGTCATCGGCCCTGAAGGCAAGGTGCTGGAAGTGCAGATCCGCACCCACGCGATGCACGAAGAAGCCGAGCTGGGGGTGTGTGCGCACTGGAAGTACAAAGGCACCGACGTCAAGTCCAGCTCCAATCACTACGAGGAGAAAATTTCCTGGCTGCGTCAGGTCCTCGAGTGGCACGAAGAGCTCGGTGACATTGGTGGCCTTGCCGAACAACTGCGGGTCGATATCGAGCCGGACCGGGTCTACATCTTTACCCCGGACGGTCACGCCATCGACTTGCCGAAGGGCGCGACACCGCTGGACTTTGCCTACCGCGTGCACACCGAAATCGGTCACAACTGCCGCGGCGCCAAGATCAACGGGCGCATCGTGCCGCTCAACTACAGCCTGCAAACCGGTGAACAGGTCGAGATCATCACCAGCAAGCACGGTACTCCGAGCCGCGACTGGCTGAACCCGAACCTGGGTTACATCACCACCTCGCGGGCGCGGGCGAAGATCGTTCACTGGTTCAAATTGCAGGCGCGCGATCAGAACGTCGCGGCCGGTAAAACCTTGCTCGAGCGCGAACTCAATCGCCTCGGTCTGCCGCAGGTGGACTTCGACAAGCTGGCCGAGAAGGCCAACATGAAGACCGCCGAGGACATGTTCGCCGCATTGGGCGCAGGCGATTTGCGCCTGGCGCAACTGGTGAACCTGGCGCAGCAACTGGTCGAGCCGGAACGCGGCAACGAACAGCTGGAACTGATCCCGCGCAAAGCCACCGGCTACAAACCGGGCAAGCGTGGCGACATTCAGATCCAGGGCGTCGGCAACCTGATGACCCAGATGGCCGGCTGCTGCCAGCCGCTGCCGGGAGATGCGATCGTCGGTTACATCACCCAGGGCCGTGGCGTGAGCATTCACCGTCAGGACTGCGCCTCGGTGCTGCAACTGGCCGGGCGCGAGCCGGAGCGGATCATCCAGGTCAGTTGGGGGCCGGTGCCGGTGCTCACCTATCCGGTGGACATCATCATTCGCGCCTACGACCGTTCCGGTCTGCTGCGTGACGTGTCGCAGGTGCTGCTCAACGAGCGGATCAATGTGCTGGCGGTCAACACCCGTTCGAACAAAGAGGACAACACGGCGTTGATGTCCCTGACCATCGAGATTCCGGGGCTGGATGCGCTGGGGCGGTTGCTGGGGCGGATTTCCCAGTTGCCGAACATCATCGAAACCCGCCGTAACCGCACGCCGTAA
- the fabA gene encoding 3-hydroxyacyl-[acyl-carrier-protein] dehydratase FabA: MTKQNAFTREDLLRCSRGELFGPGNAQLPAPNMLMVDRITHISEEGGKYGKGELVAELDITPDLWFFACHFEGDPVMPGCLGLDAMWQLVGFFLGWQGLPGRGRALGSGEVKFFGQVLPTAKKVTYNIHIKRVLKGKLNMAIADGSVTVDGREIYTAEGLRVGVFTSTDNF; this comes from the coding sequence ATGACCAAACAAAACGCCTTTACCCGGGAAGACCTGCTGCGCTGCAGTCGCGGTGAGCTGTTCGGCCCAGGTAACGCGCAACTGCCCGCCCCGAACATGCTGATGGTCGATCGCATCACCCATATCAGCGAAGAAGGTGGCAAGTACGGCAAAGGTGAATTGGTCGCCGAGCTGGATATCACTCCAGACCTGTGGTTCTTCGCCTGCCACTTCGAAGGTGATCCGGTGATGCCGGGCTGCCTGGGCCTCGATGCCATGTGGCAACTGGTCGGTTTCTTCCTCGGCTGGCAAGGTCTGCCGGGCCGCGGTCGCGCCTTGGGTTCGGGCGAAGTGAAATTCTTTGGCCAGGTACTGCCGACCGCCAAGAAAGTCACCTATAACATTCATATCAAACGCGTCCTCAAGGGCAAGCTGAACATGGCCATTGCCGATGGTTCGGTGACCGTCGACGGTCGCGAAATCTACACCGCCGAAGGCCTTCGGGTCGGCGTTTTCACCTCCACTGACAACTTCTAA
- the mazG gene encoding nucleoside triphosphate pyrophosphohydrolase, whose translation MYSLEDLLHLMTRLRDPQYGCPWDIKQTYATIVPHTLEEAYEVADAIERGDFDHLQGELGDLLFQVVYYSQLAREEGRFEFDGVVDSITRKLIRRHPHVFPTGDLYAPLDIPRLNEEQVKQRWEEIKAQERAEKSSAPEQLSLLDDVPAALPALSRSAKLQKRAGQVGFDWPDALPVLDKVREELDEVLEAMADNDSVAIADEVGDLLFSVVNLARHLKVDPETALRGANSKFERRFRFIEQALRDTHRPIEDCTLEELDALWGEAKRQEKNLPSCG comes from the coding sequence ATGTATTCACTTGAAGACTTGCTGCACTTGATGACCCGTCTGCGCGACCCGCAGTACGGCTGCCCGTGGGACATCAAGCAAACCTACGCGACCATCGTCCCGCATACCCTGGAAGAAGCCTACGAAGTCGCTGACGCGATCGAGCGTGGGGACTTCGATCATCTGCAGGGTGAGTTGGGCGACTTGCTGTTCCAGGTGGTTTATTACAGCCAACTGGCCAGGGAAGAAGGGCGCTTCGAGTTCGATGGCGTGGTCGACAGCATCACGCGCAAGCTGATCCGCCGTCATCCTCACGTGTTCCCCACCGGTGATCTGTATGCGCCGCTGGACATCCCGCGTTTGAATGAAGAACAGGTCAAGCAACGCTGGGAAGAGATCAAGGCGCAAGAGCGCGCCGAGAAGTCTTCGGCGCCGGAACAGTTATCCTTGCTCGACGACGTGCCTGCCGCGTTGCCGGCGCTGTCCCGTTCGGCAAAACTGCAGAAGCGCGCAGGGCAGGTCGGTTTCGACTGGCCGGACGCCTTGCCGGTACTCGACAAGGTTCGCGAAGAGCTCGATGAAGTGCTCGAAGCCATGGCCGACAATGACTCGGTAGCGATTGCCGATGAAGTCGGCGACCTGCTGTTTTCCGTGGTCAATCTGGCGCGACATCTTAAGGTCGATCCGGAAACCGCACTGCGCGGCGCGAACTCAAAATTTGAAAGACGCTTCCGATTTATCGAACAGGCATTGCGCGACACCCACCGTCCCATAGAAGATTGCACCCTCGAAGAGTTGGACGCCTTGTGGGGCGAAGCCAAACGTCAGGAAAAGAATTTGCCCAGCTGCGGTTGA
- a CDS encoding DUF2058 domain-containing protein: MSISLRDQLLKAGLVNQKQAKQVGKEKQKQQRLAHKGQIELDDSQQRAAQEAMAEKVKRDQELNRQQQEKAEAKARAAQIKQLIEVSRLPKLTTEDYYNFVDDKKVKRISVNTLMRNQLSNGFLAIVHHAGGYEVIPREAALKIQERDPQRIVQLNVKTEEVSVEDDPYAAYQIPDDLMW; this comes from the coding sequence ATGAGCATTTCCCTTCGCGACCAGTTGCTCAAAGCAGGGCTGGTCAATCAAAAGCAGGCCAAACAGGTCGGCAAAGAGAAGCAGAAGCAGCAACGTCTGGCCCACAAAGGTCAGATCGAACTTGATGACTCCCAGCAGCGTGCCGCTCAGGAAGCCATGGCCGAGAAGGTCAAGCGCGACCAGGAGCTTAACCGCCAGCAGCAGGAGAAGGCCGAAGCGAAAGCCCGCGCCGCTCAGATCAAGCAATTGATCGAAGTCTCGCGCCTGCCCAAGCTGACCACCGAGGACTACTACAACTTCGTCGATGACAAGAAGGTCAAGCGCATCTCCGTCAATACCCTGATGCGCAACCAGCTCAGCAATGGCTTCCTGGCGATCGTGCACCACGCCGGCGGTTATGAAGTGATCCCGCGTGAGGCGGCCCTGAAGATCCAGGAACGCGATCCACAGCGCATCGTGCAGCTGAATGTGAAGACCGAAGAAGTCAGCGTCGAAGACGATCCGTACGCGGCCTATCAGATCCCTGATGATCTGATGTGGTAA
- the fabB gene encoding beta-ketoacyl-ACP synthase I, which produces MRRVVITGLGIVSCLGNDKETVSANLRASRPGIRFNPEYAEMGLRSQVSGSIDLPLEELIDRKIFRFVGHAAAYAYLAMKDAIADSGLTEEQVSNVRTGLIAGSGGASTLNQMEALDILREKGVKRVGPYRVTRTMGSTVSACLATPFKIKGVNYSISSACATSAHCIGNAMEQIQLGKQDIVFAGGGEEEHWSQSFLFDAMGALSTQYNETPEKASRAYDAKRDGFVIAGGGGMVVVEELEHALARGAKIYAEIVGYGATSDGYDMVAPSGEGAIRCMQMAMSTIDAPIDYLNTHGTSTPVGDVMEMKGVREVFGDKAPAISSTKSLSGHSLGAAGVHEAIYCLLMMEGNFMAGSANIDELDPEVADMPILTKTREDATINTVMSNSFGFGGTNATLVLKRWAGK; this is translated from the coding sequence ATGCGCCGCGTCGTTATCACTGGTCTGGGCATCGTTTCGTGCCTGGGCAATGACAAAGAGACCGTCTCCGCTAACCTGCGTGCAAGCCGCCCTGGCATCCGGTTCAATCCGGAATATGCCGAAATGGGTCTGCGTAGCCAGGTTTCCGGCTCCATTGACCTTCCCCTCGAAGAACTGATCGATCGCAAGATCTTTCGCTTCGTCGGCCACGCGGCGGCTTACGCCTACCTGGCCATGAAAGATGCCATCGCAGACTCCGGCCTGACCGAAGAGCAAGTTTCCAACGTGCGTACCGGCCTGATCGCCGGCTCCGGTGGCGCGTCGACCTTGAACCAGATGGAAGCGCTGGACATCCTGCGCGAGAAAGGCGTCAAGCGCGTCGGCCCGTACCGCGTCACGCGGACCATGGGCAGCACCGTCTCAGCCTGCCTGGCCACGCCGTTCAAGATCAAGGGTGTGAACTACTCGATCTCCTCCGCTTGCGCCACCAGTGCTCACTGCATCGGTAACGCCATGGAACAGATCCAGCTGGGCAAGCAGGACATCGTTTTCGCCGGTGGTGGTGAAGAAGAACACTGGAGCCAATCGTTCCTGTTCGACGCCATGGGCGCCCTGTCCACCCAGTACAACGAAACCCCGGAAAAAGCTTCCCGTGCCTACGACGCCAAGCGTGACGGTTTCGTCATTGCCGGCGGTGGCGGCATGGTCGTGGTCGAAGAGCTGGAACACGCTCTGGCCCGCGGCGCGAAGATCTACGCGGAAATCGTTGGCTACGGCGCGACCTCCGACGGCTACGACATGGTCGCCCCAAGCGGCGAAGGCGCCATCCGCTGCATGCAGATGGCCATGTCCACCATCGACGCACCGATCGACTACCTGAACACCCACGGCACCTCGACTCCGGTCGGCGACGTCATGGAAATGAAAGGTGTGCGCGAAGTGTTCGGCGACAAGGCTCCGGCCATCAGCTCCACCAAGAGCCTGTCGGGTCACTCCCTGGGCGCCGCTGGTGTTCACGAAGCGATCTACTGCCTGCTGATGATGGAAGGCAACTTCATGGCGGGTTCGGCCAACATCGACGAACTGGACCCGGAAGTGGCAGACATGCCAATCCTGACCAAGACTCGCGAAGACGCCACCATCAACACCGTGATGAGCAACAGCTTCGGCTTCGGTGGCACCAATGCCACGCTGGTACTGAAGCGTTGGGCAGGTAAGTAA
- a CDS encoding ATP-binding protein, translated as MTFRRGWDINTRTQIISLGPALLLTLLLISFFTFVRIQDLRQELNHTGQLIANQLAPATEYGVISGNNEVLESLLKATLATPNVRFLEVQDRANRILVYVEQPSQAHNRSHQVEVFQAPVRLQRIALNNDFFQNSRTVASAPGEDYLGRVIVGLSNDAFNQRQQEILFKAGILALFALLFTFLLARRLAGSLSQPIHDIGNAVKAIQKGDYKTPLPIVDDTELGALSQHINNLAQGLEQASREQHQAMAQLIQTREEAEKANSAKSNFLAMMSHELRTPMNGVLGMLQLLETTTLTEEQIEYAALASESTEHLLKVINDILDFSRIERSELELEHIPFNLADLIGSCAQSFQHSAVQRGLELQLRVPEDMRALQVQGDPTRIRQILVNLIGNALKFTERGSVAIEPQWQSLDHQLLWFTCSVRDSGIGIPPASLELMFNAFQQADSSISRRYGGTGLGLPIARTLAERMGGTLRAQSEEGVGSVFTLEIPLALYKQPLPVRTPRGHTGNDHGEGRNVLLVEDNPVNRTVVEAMLRSLGFTVSVVTDGAQAVRSAESLIFEAILMDCRLPVIDGYEATRQIRRLPGCADVPIIALTANALQGDREACLSAGMNDYLAKPFKRTDLQQILQRWVQ; from the coding sequence ATGACCTTTCGTCGCGGTTGGGACATCAATACCCGCACCCAGATCATCAGCCTCGGCCCGGCCCTGCTGCTGACGTTGCTGCTGATCAGTTTTTTCACCTTCGTGCGAATCCAGGACTTGCGCCAGGAACTCAATCACACCGGCCAGCTGATTGCCAATCAACTGGCGCCGGCCACTGAATACGGGGTAATTTCGGGCAACAACGAAGTGCTCGAAAGTTTGCTCAAGGCCACCCTGGCGACGCCTAACGTACGTTTTCTGGAAGTACAGGACAGAGCCAACCGGATTCTGGTGTACGTCGAGCAACCGTCGCAAGCCCACAACCGCTCGCATCAGGTCGAAGTGTTCCAGGCACCGGTACGCCTGCAACGCATCGCGCTCAACAATGACTTTTTCCAGAACAGCCGTACCGTCGCCAGCGCGCCGGGCGAGGATTATCTGGGCCGGGTGATCGTCGGCCTGTCCAATGACGCCTTCAACCAACGCCAACAGGAAATCCTCTTCAAGGCCGGGATCCTGGCCTTGTTCGCTCTGTTATTTACATTTTTGCTGGCTCGGCGCCTGGCCGGCAGCCTGTCGCAACCGATCCACGACATCGGCAATGCGGTCAAGGCGATCCAGAAAGGCGACTACAAAACACCCCTGCCGATTGTCGACGACACTGAACTGGGCGCCCTGTCGCAACACATCAACAACCTTGCCCAAGGCCTTGAACAAGCCAGTCGCGAACAGCATCAGGCCATGGCCCAATTGATCCAGACCCGCGAGGAAGCGGAAAAGGCCAACAGCGCCAAATCCAATTTCCTCGCAATGATGAGTCACGAATTGCGCACGCCGATGAATGGCGTGCTGGGCATGCTGCAGCTGCTGGAAACCACGACGTTGACCGAGGAGCAGATCGAGTACGCGGCGCTGGCCTCGGAATCCACCGAACACCTGCTCAAAGTGATCAACGACATTCTCGATTTCTCGCGCATCGAGCGTTCGGAACTGGAGCTGGAGCACATTCCGTTCAACCTCGCGGACCTGATTGGCAGTTGCGCCCAGTCATTCCAGCACAGCGCGGTGCAACGCGGGCTAGAACTGCAACTGCGGGTACCCGAGGACATGCGCGCCCTTCAGGTTCAGGGCGATCCGACGCGGATCCGGCAGATTCTGGTTAATCTGATCGGCAACGCGCTGAAGTTCACCGAACGGGGCAGCGTCGCGATCGAACCGCAGTGGCAGTCCCTGGATCACCAACTGCTGTGGTTCACTTGCTCCGTGCGCGACAGCGGAATCGGCATCCCGCCCGCAAGCCTGGAATTGATGTTCAATGCGTTCCAGCAGGCCGACAGTTCTATTTCAAGACGCTACGGCGGCACAGGATTGGGGCTGCCGATTGCCCGCACGCTGGCTGAGCGGATGGGCGGCACCTTGCGCGCTCAGAGCGAAGAAGGCGTTGGCTCGGTGTTCACCCTGGAAATCCCGTTGGCTCTGTATAAGCAGCCACTGCCGGTGCGGACCCCGAGAGGTCATACCGGCAATGACCACGGCGAAGGTCGCAATGTGCTGCTGGTGGAGGACAATCCGGTCAACCGCACTGTTGTTGAAGCAATGTTGCGCAGTCTGGGCTTTACTGTCAGCGTCGTCACCGATGGTGCACAAGCGGTGCGTAGTGCCGAGAGCCTGATTTTCGAAGCGATTCTGATGGACTGCCGACTGCCGGTCATCGACGGCTATGAGGCCACCCGACAGATTCGCCGACTGCCCGGCTGCGCTGACGTGCCAATCATCGCTCTGACGGCCAACGCCTTGCAGGGCGACCGCGAAGCCTGCTTATCGGCGGGAATGAACGATTACCTGGCCAAGCCCTTTAAACGCACTGATCTACAGCAAATTCTGCAGCGATGGGTGCAGTAG
- a CDS encoding TonB-dependent receptor plug domain-containing protein, which produces MSFGFPRPRSPLVLALIFSSPLLADDLFLDNDPLPQVLTATRLKQSPAAVPGSMTVIDSELINASGARDISELLRLVPGMMVGNISGNQAAVNYHGTKASEARRMQVLIDGRSVYRAGLATVDWSDIPVAMEDIERIEVFRGPNTVSYGANALMAVVNIITRKPADSHGTRLKVTRGQRGINDFYASQGMGWDSGDLRLSLSGQQDDGFDSDRTGTDYRDSRRLNRFSLAVSQTLNENQSIDWQLNAKDGTNQRPYTYRPVFSGITAAGDNSDVIAKDYAGSMRWNLDINPDHSLYIQGSAQHWDRQQTWRACDAEVSFSPELTQLWQLNPNYTERLARNMLRYTGSGAPAGTEAERALGNQVLRQWQNGARQTLCGDIDQSARESRYDLELQDTLSLSDSLRLVSGMNYRYDRANSETYFNGTLDDTTWRAFGQLEWRATEHWLLQGGVMYEDSQLTGNSLTPRVAVNYLINPRHGLRAVYSEAIRSPDMFENNVNWSYQVTNLRPSAYGQTSARYFVKTRGPGDLEQERMRSRELGYNGYFAEWGLAVDVKLFYDEITGMISEPLRNNQYIASNSNSSRFTGTETQLDWRLSSADRLRLTYAYVDAEASNPLDAQQTARNSGSAGWLRSWGHGWNSALFYYGADALNGYRFERVDTRIAKRIGLGKANLELAGVLQQRLDNQPTTFVDNHYDERRVLYFSAELEF; this is translated from the coding sequence GTGTCTTTTGGCTTTCCCCGTCCTCGCTCGCCGCTGGTATTGGCGCTGATCTTTAGCTCGCCATTGCTGGCCGACGACCTGTTCCTCGACAATGATCCGTTGCCGCAAGTGCTGACGGCGACGCGCTTGAAGCAGTCGCCTGCGGCCGTGCCGGGGAGCATGACAGTGATCGACAGCGAACTGATCAATGCCAGCGGCGCGCGGGACATCAGCGAGTTGCTGCGGCTGGTGCCGGGAATGATGGTCGGTAATATCAGCGGCAATCAGGCGGCGGTGAACTACCACGGCACCAAGGCCAGCGAAGCGCGGCGCATGCAGGTGTTGATCGACGGCCGCTCGGTGTACCGCGCAGGCCTGGCCACGGTGGACTGGAGTGATATTCCGGTGGCCATGGAAGACATCGAGCGCATCGAGGTTTTCCGTGGCCCGAACACCGTCAGCTACGGCGCCAACGCGCTGATGGCTGTGGTCAATATCATCACCCGTAAACCCGCCGACAGCCACGGCACGCGGCTGAAAGTCACCCGTGGCCAGCGCGGTATCAACGATTTCTACGCCAGCCAGGGCATGGGCTGGGACAGCGGCGATTTGCGCCTGTCGTTGTCTGGCCAGCAAGACGACGGCTTCGACTCGGACCGCACCGGCACCGATTACCGCGACAGCCGTCGCTTGAACCGCTTCAGCCTCGCCGTCAGCCAGACGCTCAATGAAAACCAGAGCATCGACTGGCAACTGAATGCCAAGGACGGGACTAACCAGCGGCCCTATACCTACCGTCCGGTGTTCTCGGGGATTACCGCCGCCGGGGACAATTCTGACGTCATCGCCAAGGACTATGCCGGCTCGATGCGCTGGAACCTGGACATCAATCCCGATCACAGCCTTTATATTCAAGGCTCGGCGCAACACTGGGATCGCCAGCAGACGTGGCGCGCCTGCGATGCCGAGGTCTCGTTCAGCCCGGAGCTGACCCAACTGTGGCAACTCAACCCCAATTACACCGAACGTCTGGCGCGTAACATGCTGCGCTACACCGGTTCCGGCGCACCGGCGGGCACTGAGGCGGAACGTGCGCTGGGCAATCAGGTATTGAGGCAATGGCAAAACGGCGCCCGGCAAACCCTCTGCGGCGACATTGACCAGAGCGCCCGGGAATCGCGCTACGACCTCGAACTGCAAGACACACTCAGCCTGTCCGACAGTCTGCGGTTGGTCAGTGGCATGAATTATCGTTACGACCGGGCAAATTCAGAGACCTACTTCAATGGCACGCTCGACGACACGACCTGGCGAGCGTTCGGCCAACTCGAGTGGCGAGCCACCGAGCACTGGTTGCTGCAGGGCGGGGTGATGTACGAAGACTCACAATTGACCGGCAACTCGCTGACCCCGCGGGTGGCGGTCAATTACCTGATCAATCCGCGCCATGGCTTGCGCGCGGTGTATTCGGAAGCCATCCGTTCGCCGGACATGTTCGAGAACAACGTCAACTGGAGCTACCAGGTAACCAACTTGCGACCCAGTGCGTACGGCCAGACCAGCGCCCGCTATTTCGTCAAGACCCGCGGCCCGGGCGACCTCGAACAGGAACGCATGCGCTCCCGGGAATTGGGCTATAACGGTTACTTCGCCGAATGGGGGCTGGCGGTCGACGTGAAGCTGTTCTATGACGAAATCACCGGCATGATCAGCGAACCGCTGCGCAACAACCAGTACATCGCCAGCAACTCGAACAGCTCGCGCTTCACCGGGACTGAAACCCAGCTGGATTGGCGCCTCAGCAGCGCCGATCGTTTGCGCCTGACCTATGCCTATGTCGATGCCGAGGCGAGCAACCCGCTGGATGCACAACAGACTGCCCGCAACAGCGGCTCAGCCGGTTGGCTACGCAGCTGGGGCCATGGCTGGAACAGCGCGCTCTTCTACTATGGAGCCGACGCTCTCAACGGTTACCGCTTCGAACGGGTCGACACCCGCATCGCCAAACGCATCGGTTTGGGCAAGGCCAATCTGGAGCTGGCCGGGGTCCTCCAGCAACGCCTCGACAATCAGCCCACCACCTTCGTCGACAACCATTACGACGAACGCCGGGTGCTCTACTTCAGCGCGGAGCTGGAGTTTTAA